From a region of the Actinomadura luzonensis genome:
- a CDS encoding VirB4 family type IV secretion system protein: MRFARLAKATADLAKATAALPGPSSLKINARSVEFPDGVCASFAIAGYPREVGAGWLEPLIGYPGHLDVSLHIEPVPPLIAAQRLRRQLARLESASAGARTPDFAAEAAADDAAELAASLARGHGRLFRVGLYLTVHAADSEELDAEVQHVKALAASLLLDAHPTTFRAMQGWTATLPLGTDTLKTRRTFDTWALAAAFPFASPDLRPRLGDAPVLFGLNAYSSGVVLWDRFAHDNYNSVTIARSGAGKSYFTKLEVLRLLFHQVEVCVVDPEDEYRRLSEAVGGTILGLGTPGVCFNPFDLPASAEDDALDRRAMFLQTLVGTMLGEPLTAATKAILDKAVIATYAANGITSDQHTWKRPAPLLADLATMLDATDAPEASELAARLAPYVSGSYRSLFAGPTTTRPDGHLIVFSLRDLPEETRPVGMLLALDAIWRRVSNPADRRRRLVVVDEAWTLMRENEGARFLYRLAKSARKHWAGLAVVTQDASDLLGSDLGKAVVSNASTQVLLRQAPQAIEEIAEAFDLTEGERRFLLSAGQGEGLVCGGVGDRAAFVAVASASEHALATTDPAE; encoded by the coding sequence ATGAGATTCGCTCGACTCGCCAAGGCAACCGCGGACCTGGCCAAGGCCACCGCCGCTCTGCCCGGTCCGTCATCGTTGAAGATCAATGCCCGCTCGGTCGAGTTTCCCGACGGAGTCTGCGCGTCGTTCGCGATCGCCGGGTACCCCCGCGAGGTCGGCGCGGGCTGGCTCGAACCGCTGATCGGCTATCCAGGTCACCTCGACGTGTCTCTGCACATCGAGCCCGTACCTCCGCTGATCGCGGCTCAGCGTCTGCGCCGCCAGCTCGCACGTCTGGAGTCCGCCTCCGCGGGTGCCCGGACACCGGACTTCGCGGCCGAGGCGGCGGCCGACGACGCCGCAGAGCTGGCCGCATCCCTCGCCCGGGGACACGGGCGTCTGTTCCGGGTCGGCCTCTATCTCACCGTACACGCCGCAGACTCCGAAGAGCTGGACGCGGAGGTCCAGCACGTCAAGGCGCTGGCGGCCTCGCTGCTGCTCGACGCGCACCCGACGACGTTCCGGGCGATGCAGGGCTGGACGGCAACGCTTCCGCTCGGAACCGACACGCTGAAGACGCGCCGGACCTTCGATACATGGGCGCTCGCTGCGGCCTTCCCGTTCGCCTCACCGGATCTGCGACCCCGGCTCGGCGATGCGCCGGTGCTGTTCGGGCTGAACGCCTACTCCTCCGGTGTCGTGCTGTGGGACCGGTTCGCCCACGACAACTACAACTCCGTGACGATCGCCCGGTCGGGGGCGGGCAAGTCGTACTTCACCAAGTTGGAGGTGCTGCGGCTGCTGTTTCACCAGGTCGAGGTATGCGTCGTCGACCCCGAAGACGAATACCGCCGCCTGTCGGAGGCCGTCGGAGGAACCATCCTCGGTCTCGGTACGCCGGGTGTCTGCTTCAACCCCTTCGATCTGCCCGCCTCCGCCGAGGACGACGCGCTCGACCGGCGCGCGATGTTTCTCCAAACCCTTGTCGGAACCATGCTGGGCGAACCACTCACCGCCGCGACGAAGGCCATCCTGGACAAGGCGGTGATCGCCACTTACGCCGCCAACGGCATCACCTCCGACCAGCACACATGGAAGCGTCCTGCGCCACTGCTCGCCGATCTGGCCACGATGCTGGACGCCACCGACGCGCCCGAAGCGTCCGAGTTGGCCGCACGGCTCGCCCCGTACGTGTCCGGTTCCTACCGGAGCTTGTTCGCCGGTCCGACAACCACCCGCCCGGACGGCCACCTGATCGTGTTCTCCCTGCGGGACCTGCCTGAGGAGACCCGACCGGTCGGCATGCTCCTGGCACTCGACGCGATCTGGCGGCGTGTCTCCAATCCCGCTGACCGGCGACGCCGCCTGGTCGTGGTCGACGAGGCATGGACCCTCATGCGCGAGAACGAGGGCGCGAGGTTCCTCTACCGGCTCGCCAAGTCCGCCCGCAAGCACTGGGCTGGCCTCGCCGTCGTCACCCAGGACGCTTCTGACCTGCTCGGCTCCGACCTCGGCAAGGCCGTCGTCTCCAATGCCAGTACGCAGGTCCTGCTGCGGCAGGCTCCGCAGGCCATCGAGGAGATCGCCGAGGCTTTCGATCTCACCGAAGGAGAACGGCGCTTCCTGCTGTCGGCCGGCCAGGGAGAGGGCCTGGTCTGCGGGGGCGTTGGAGATCGTGCCGCCTTCGTCGCTGTCGCCAGTGCGTCTGAGCACGCGCTCGCCACCACGGACCCGGCCGAGTGA
- a CDS encoding type IV secretory system conjugative DNA transfer family protein has product MIGGVVALVVAEAIVWRWRNARFARNARLVEIAVPPHVEPGSAAAWWSQVMGLTAPRWKRVLFGQPHLAWEYVADAAGVRVQLWVPGLVPPGLVEKAIRSAWPGAAVTTSPAGPPTPRGVTTSRGRMILARPDHYPLTATHGNDPLRALLGALSGLRQGEHAAVQILVRPVTGRRLSAAHRAASALRNGRSSSLRADLFDVITPGGLNRARPGELSRMFPERAEEIHAILAKASQSRFAVQISYIVTSDRPDARERLRGRAHEIAATFALYASGHQYLRRLRGPDLPGRMRRRRMNSGYLLAVDELAALAHLPYDQAAPGIARAGARPIPPAPDIPTYGHDVRVLGDAETGHPRPVGVTVASARQHLHVLGQTGVGKSTFLANLILSDAHAGRGALVIDPKGDLIDDVLDRLPERAIKRTVLFDPAESGKPPCFNVLAGPDPAFAVDSIVTIFHRCFASSWGPRLDDLMRSACLTLVRIQRDRATLADVPKLLTDTPFRARIVGRLDDELLRGFWSAYDELSPAARASVISPVMNKLRAVLLRPFVRDALSGGTSTFDLARILDTGGLILARLPKGVLGEDAARLFGSLLLAHTWQAITPRVRLPEHERRDAAAYIDEAQNFLNMPISVSDLLAEARAYRFSLTLAHQHLSQLPKDLREAVSADARNKVYFTTSPEDAHDLARHVGPVLTAHDLSHLGAYQAAGRVITGRGGPSPAFTFRTRPLPDPVPGRQEAVRAASRAVYARSETAAASKPKVRIPTDPRRAHEEGTQ; this is encoded by the coding sequence GTGATCGGTGGTGTCGTCGCTCTCGTCGTGGCCGAAGCCATCGTCTGGCGGTGGCGCAACGCGCGCTTCGCCCGTAACGCTCGGTTGGTCGAGATCGCAGTGCCGCCGCACGTCGAGCCCGGCAGCGCTGCTGCCTGGTGGTCGCAGGTGATGGGGCTGACCGCGCCACGCTGGAAGCGCGTCCTGTTCGGCCAGCCTCACCTCGCCTGGGAGTACGTGGCCGATGCTGCCGGCGTTCGAGTGCAGTTGTGGGTGCCAGGTCTCGTACCGCCTGGGCTGGTGGAGAAGGCAATCCGGTCGGCCTGGCCCGGCGCGGCGGTGACCACCAGCCCCGCCGGACCTCCTACACCGCGAGGTGTCACGACTTCGCGTGGTCGGATGATCCTGGCTCGGCCGGATCACTACCCGCTCACGGCGACGCATGGCAACGACCCGTTGCGTGCGCTTCTCGGGGCTTTGTCGGGGCTGCGCCAAGGTGAGCACGCTGCAGTCCAAATATTGGTCCGTCCTGTGACAGGGCGGCGGCTGTCGGCCGCTCACCGCGCCGCCTCCGCGCTGAGGAACGGCAGGTCCAGCAGCCTTCGCGCCGACTTGTTCGACGTCATCACGCCGGGCGGCCTCAATCGCGCCCGGCCCGGCGAACTGTCCCGCATGTTTCCCGAGCGCGCCGAGGAGATCCACGCCATCCTCGCCAAGGCGAGCCAGTCACGCTTCGCCGTCCAGATCTCCTACATCGTCACGAGTGACCGACCCGACGCCCGGGAGCGTCTACGTGGTCGCGCCCATGAGATCGCAGCCACCTTCGCGCTGTACGCCTCCGGCCACCAATACCTCCGGCGCCTACGTGGACCAGATCTCCCTGGCCGCATGAGACGTCGGCGTATGAACTCCGGTTACCTCCTGGCCGTCGACGAGCTGGCCGCACTCGCTCACCTGCCCTACGACCAAGCCGCTCCAGGCATCGCCCGAGCCGGAGCGCGCCCCATCCCACCAGCGCCCGACATCCCTACGTACGGTCATGATGTCCGGGTCCTGGGCGATGCCGAGACCGGCCATCCGCGCCCGGTAGGGGTCACGGTGGCCTCGGCGCGCCAGCATCTGCATGTCCTCGGCCAGACCGGTGTCGGCAAGTCCACCTTCCTGGCCAATCTCATCCTTTCCGATGCCCACGCCGGCCGAGGAGCCCTCGTCATCGATCCCAAGGGGGATCTGATCGACGACGTCCTCGATCGCCTCCCCGAACGCGCCATCAAGCGGACCGTCCTGTTCGACCCGGCCGAGTCGGGCAAGCCACCGTGCTTCAACGTCTTGGCCGGGCCGGACCCGGCGTTCGCGGTCGACTCGATCGTCACGATCTTCCATCGGTGCTTCGCCTCGTCCTGGGGACCGCGCCTGGACGACCTCATGCGCTCGGCCTGCCTCACACTCGTACGGATTCAGCGTGATCGCGCGACCCTCGCCGACGTGCCCAAGCTCCTCACAGACACCCCGTTCCGCGCCCGGATCGTCGGCCGGCTCGACGACGAGTTGCTGCGAGGTTTCTGGTCCGCGTATGACGAGTTGTCCCCCGCCGCCCGCGCCTCGGTGATCAGTCCCGTCATGAACAAGCTTCGGGCCGTCCTGTTGCGCCCGTTCGTCCGGGACGCGCTCTCCGGAGGAACCTCCACGTTCGACCTGGCCCGCATCCTGGACACCGGCGGATTGATCCTCGCCCGCCTCCCGAAGGGCGTCCTCGGCGAAGATGCCGCCCGTCTCTTCGGCTCGCTTCTTCTCGCCCATACCTGGCAAGCCATCACTCCTCGGGTTCGCCTGCCGGAGCACGAACGCCGAGACGCCGCCGCATACATCGACGAGGCCCAGAACTTCCTCAACATGCCCATCTCGGTCAGCGATCTTCTGGCCGAGGCCCGCGCCTACCGCTTCTCGCTCACCCTCGCCCACCAGCATCTGTCTCAGCTACCCAAGGACCTCCGCGAGGCCGTTTCCGCCGATGCTCGCAACAAGGTCTACTTCACCACGTCTCCGGAAGACGCCCACGACCTCGCCCGCCACGTCGGCCCCGTACTCACGGCACACGACCTGTCCCACCTGGGCGCTTACCAGGCCGCTGGACGAGTCATCACCGGCAGAGGAGGGCCGTCACCGGCGTTCACCTTCCGAACCCGTCCCCTCCCCGATCCCGTGCCCGGTCGTCAAGAAGCCGTCCGGGCCGCTTCGCGTGCGGTGTATGCCCGCTCCGAGACCGCTGCCGCGAGCAAGCCGAAGGTCCGCATCCCGACCGATCCACGTCGAGCCCATGAGGAGGGCACCCAATGA
- a CDS encoding pilin codes for MVWTAGCLGAALTVPGGAEAMTKLASASLDQVITNLRNVVIGLLVGLATLFFTIGGVRYILAGGDPAEVEAAKKTLRYGALGFGVAMLAPVMVEILQRIVGS; via the coding sequence TTGGTCTGGACAGCCGGTTGCCTGGGCGCCGCGCTGACCGTGCCGGGAGGCGCCGAGGCGATGACCAAGCTGGCCTCCGCCTCGCTCGATCAGGTCATCACCAACCTGCGCAACGTGGTGATCGGCCTGCTCGTCGGCCTGGCCACACTGTTCTTCACCATCGGCGGAGTCCGCTACATCCTGGCCGGCGGAGATCCCGCAGAGGTCGAGGCGGCTAAGAAGACGCTGCGCTACGGGGCGCTCGGGTTCGGGGTGGCGATGCTCGCCCCGGTCATGGTGGAAATCCTTCAGCGGATTGTGGGCTCCTGA
- a CDS encoding C40 family peptidase, producing MPVITATAIGAFALIAVFLSVLATALPGYDAPNASCGTSVPTDIPPLYLDLYQQAEARYGIPWTVLAAVGEAESDHGRGTGPGILNGTNHAGAAGPMQFMPTTWHSYGVDGNADGRKDIYDPADAIPAAADHLRRNGARANLEQALLRYNHDPAYVVKVLRLAESYATATADPACTPLAINGTGHSATAIAAASRWLGTPYSYGGGGLDGPTRGIEQGANMVGFDCSGLTRYAWHQAGTALPRTTTEQWHALPHVRPGEQLPGDLVFFQGADGGPDHPGHVGLVLDGDRMIEAPRTGERIRVSSYTDRQDIVGYARPMSITKSGPYG from the coding sequence ATGCCGGTCATCACCGCCACGGCGATCGGGGCCTTCGCCCTGATCGCCGTGTTTCTCAGCGTGCTCGCGACCGCGCTACCGGGTTATGACGCTCCAAACGCTTCCTGTGGTACGTCCGTGCCCACCGACATCCCGCCCCTCTACCTCGATCTCTACCAGCAGGCCGAAGCTCGCTATGGCATCCCTTGGACCGTCCTGGCAGCGGTCGGCGAGGCCGAATCCGACCACGGCCGAGGCACCGGACCTGGAATCCTCAACGGCACCAACCACGCCGGAGCGGCCGGACCGATGCAGTTCATGCCAACCACCTGGCACTCCTACGGGGTTGACGGTAACGCCGACGGACGCAAGGACATCTACGACCCGGCCGACGCAATCCCGGCCGCAGCCGATCACCTGCGCCGCAATGGCGCCCGAGCCAACCTGGAACAGGCTCTCCTGCGCTACAACCACGATCCTGCTTACGTCGTCAAGGTCCTACGTCTGGCCGAGTCCTACGCCACAGCCACCGCAGACCCTGCCTGCACGCCACTGGCAATCAATGGAACCGGGCACAGCGCGACGGCGATAGCAGCAGCATCCCGGTGGCTCGGCACCCCCTACTCGTACGGCGGCGGTGGCCTCGACGGCCCTACCCGAGGGATCGAGCAGGGCGCGAACATGGTCGGCTTCGATTGCTCCGGCCTCACCCGCTATGCCTGGCACCAGGCCGGAACAGCTCTGCCGCGCACGACGACGGAACAGTGGCATGCTCTCCCCCACGTTCGGCCCGGCGAGCAGCTGCCTGGAGACCTCGTGTTCTTCCAAGGGGCCGACGGGGGCCCCGACCATCCCGGGCACGTCGGCCTCGTGCTGGACGGAGACCGCATGATCGAAGCCCCACGCACCGGCGAGCGCATCCGTGTCAGCAGCTACACCGATCGCCAGGACATCGTCGGTTACGCCCGGCCGATGAGCATCACTAAGTCCGGGCCGTACGGCTAG
- a CDS encoding replication-relaxation family protein, whose amino-acid sequence MTRPNAPRRLLPSRHHRARVGQALIADIAERLTPRDAEILDAVWEHRVLTTDQLAAIFFPSVHRARHRLLDLYELRALDRFRPWAPTGSRPWHWILGTTGAHHLAAQRGITPAELRYRPDSAGAIAFSSRLTHQVGVNEFFAQLHATAHRRADGSEVAEWWPERRCAALWGDLARPDAFGRWSESSPTGKPDTIDFFLEHDTGTEPLSRVLAKLDGYAALAEATGITTPVLFWLPNPTREANFRKLLTASSVPVATAVHTPATAPDGPAGPVWLPTGSAGPRRRLIGLRSAWGQVDAADPNCVIA is encoded by the coding sequence ATGACTCGACCCAACGCGCCTCGCCGTCTGCTTCCTTCCCGGCATCACCGCGCCCGAGTTGGTCAGGCTCTGATCGCCGACATCGCCGAACGCCTGACGCCACGGGATGCCGAGATCCTCGACGCCGTCTGGGAGCACCGCGTCCTCACCACCGACCAACTCGCCGCGATCTTCTTCCCAAGCGTCCACCGGGCCCGTCACCGCCTCCTGGACCTCTACGAGCTACGTGCCCTGGACCGCTTCCGTCCCTGGGCCCCTACCGGGAGCCGCCCCTGGCACTGGATTCTCGGCACCACCGGTGCTCATCACTTGGCCGCCCAGCGCGGCATCACTCCGGCTGAGCTCCGCTACCGTCCCGATTCGGCCGGCGCGATCGCCTTCTCATCTCGGCTGACGCACCAGGTAGGCGTGAACGAGTTCTTCGCTCAACTTCACGCCACGGCCCACCGTCGAGCTGACGGATCCGAGGTGGCCGAATGGTGGCCTGAACGCCGATGCGCCGCCCTATGGGGTGATCTCGCCCGTCCGGACGCCTTCGGCCGCTGGAGCGAGTCCAGCCCGACCGGCAAACCGGACACGATCGACTTCTTCCTTGAACACGACACCGGTACCGAGCCGCTGTCCCGCGTCCTGGCCAAGCTCGACGGGTACGCCGCCCTCGCCGAAGCAACCGGAATCACGACGCCCGTTCTCTTCTGGCTTCCGAATCCCACGCGGGAGGCCAACTTCCGTAAGCTCCTGACGGCCTCCAGCGTGCCCGTCGCCACGGCCGTCCACACTCCCGCTACAGCCCCTGACGGCCCCGCTGGACCCGTATGGCTGCCAACCGGCTCAGCCGGTCCCCGCCGCCGTCTGATCGGCCTGCGGAGCGCGTGGGGCCAGGTAGATGCCGCTGACCCCAACTGCGTCATCGCGTAA
- a CDS encoding AfsR/SARP family transcriptional regulator, whose translation MRRQHVRKAIKAMAGLLVAFGSFHSRNRSAHPPTDARLHGVDTAQTVLAPVVPHGDTGPQQAPATTSHVRTDEEYLSAQPALATIRSTAVLHSAGADRRGVIRLIGQCAIEGRGRTAGGWGTDTWALLGLLAEHRSSLLTKSAAGDKLWPDVDAPNDRFAGLLKATRAKMCEAIGMPGNYGRVVIQFVGGTGYRINPDLYTCDVWQIRDLLIAAARAGGSERAAALIAATELYTGSYLSTVPHFWARQAADALNRSIVQALAQLADLEEQPEAEVSYLERATELDGVAEHLYRRRMEVYARLGRLQAVHYCYDELREHLRNRGRKPSPQTEQLYRRISACE comes from the coding sequence ATGCGGCGGCAGCACGTCAGGAAGGCGATCAAGGCTATGGCCGGACTCCTGGTGGCGTTCGGCTCATTCCACTCGCGCAACCGTTCGGCGCATCCACCCACGGACGCTCGCCTTCACGGTGTGGACACAGCACAGACGGTCCTCGCCCCTGTAGTCCCTCACGGTGATACGGGCCCGCAGCAGGCGCCAGCGACGACTTCGCATGTCAGGACGGATGAGGAATACCTGTCCGCACAGCCCGCTTTGGCAACCATCAGATCTACCGCCGTTCTGCACAGCGCAGGAGCCGATCGGCGCGGTGTGATCCGTCTCATCGGCCAGTGCGCCATCGAGGGGCGTGGCCGAACGGCAGGTGGCTGGGGAACCGACACATGGGCGCTCCTGGGCCTGCTCGCCGAGCACCGTTCCTCCTTGCTGACCAAGTCCGCCGCTGGCGACAAGCTCTGGCCCGACGTCGATGCACCGAACGACCGGTTCGCCGGCCTGCTGAAGGCAACGCGCGCCAAGATGTGCGAGGCCATCGGGATGCCCGGCAACTATGGACGCGTCGTCATCCAGTTCGTCGGCGGCACCGGGTATCGCATCAACCCCGACCTCTACACCTGTGACGTCTGGCAGATCCGCGACCTTCTCATCGCAGCCGCTCGGGCCGGAGGCTCGGAGAGGGCGGCCGCGTTGATCGCTGCCACGGAGCTCTACACCGGCTCCTACCTCTCCACCGTCCCGCATTTCTGGGCTCGGCAGGCAGCGGACGCTCTCAACCGCAGCATCGTCCAAGCCCTCGCCCAGCTCGCGGATCTGGAGGAACAGCCCGAAGCCGAGGTCAGCTACCTCGAGCGCGCCACAGAACTCGACGGCGTCGCTGAACACCTCTACCGCAGGCGAATGGAGGTTTACGCCCGTCTCGGCAGACTCCAGGCCGTCCATTACTGCTACGACGAACTACGCGAACACCTGCGTAATCGAGGAAGGAAGCCGTCTCCTCAAACAGAACAGCTCTACAGGAGGATTTCCGCCTGCGAATGA
- a CDS encoding helix-turn-helix transcriptional regulator: MSIEPTTLCLGVLVDGQNQINAQRLLAGVVPDEIFASYSKLLAEDGCHESDAASLLGGDERVAELTACGMAHLRPDGPLMPPRLVPAPPELALQGVLSDLSRRLVNDQERLLAGHKRLSEFHQTSAAASPSAGMDRLVQIVTDRDEISRLSYALINAARHDWLTLDNYVLEAPVEDSTGYAPLPVFEGQVRCRAIYETRCAEHPIGAKTIEAAVAAGEQARLLPRIGMKMKLADEAVALLPLTPTGMGGALLVRSPVIVGALREYFELLWEKAIPFGSTKAAGPLTPAQAQVLQLLTQGLSDEAIARRMDISVNTMRRHWTAIRDELGVETRFAAGAAAARRGWID; this comes from the coding sequence GTGAGCATCGAACCCACTACCCTCTGTCTGGGGGTGTTAGTGGACGGGCAGAATCAGATCAATGCACAGCGCCTGCTGGCAGGCGTTGTTCCAGACGAGATCTTCGCGTCGTACTCGAAGCTGCTCGCGGAAGACGGCTGTCATGAGAGCGACGCCGCCTCCCTGCTGGGCGGTGATGAGCGGGTGGCGGAGCTGACCGCTTGCGGGATGGCACATCTTCGACCGGACGGTCCGTTGATGCCACCGCGGCTAGTGCCCGCGCCGCCCGAGCTGGCGTTGCAGGGTGTTCTGTCGGATCTCTCACGCCGCCTCGTCAACGATCAGGAACGGCTGCTGGCCGGGCACAAGCGGCTGAGTGAGTTCCACCAGACATCCGCTGCCGCCTCGCCGAGCGCCGGGATGGACCGGCTCGTGCAGATCGTCACCGACCGGGACGAGATCAGCCGCCTGTCGTACGCGCTCATCAACGCGGCCCGGCACGACTGGCTCACGCTGGACAACTACGTCCTGGAAGCGCCCGTCGAAGACTCCACCGGATACGCACCACTACCGGTGTTCGAGGGCCAGGTGCGGTGCCGCGCGATCTACGAGACCCGTTGCGCGGAGCATCCGATCGGCGCGAAGACGATCGAGGCCGCGGTGGCCGCCGGAGAGCAGGCGCGGCTGCTGCCTCGTATTGGAATGAAGATGAAGCTCGCGGACGAAGCGGTCGCGCTCCTTCCGCTCACACCCACGGGGATGGGCGGAGCACTGCTCGTGCGCTCCCCCGTCATCGTCGGTGCCCTGCGGGAGTATTTCGAGCTGCTGTGGGAGAAGGCGATCCCGTTCGGTAGCACCAAGGCCGCCGGGCCGCTCACGCCAGCACAGGCGCAGGTGCTGCAACTGCTTACCCAAGGACTGTCCGACGAGGCGATCGCCCGGCGGATGGACATCAGCGTCAACACCATGCGCAGACACTGGACCGCCATTCGCGATGAGCTGGGTGTGGAGACCCGCTTCGCCGCAGGAGCCGCAGCGGCGCGCCGCGGCTGGATCGACTGA
- a CDS encoding PrgI family protein, protein MRHASREQLVAKIPADVEMPDKLFANLTVRQVAILAGTGVLAAWVYLMAGDRLPVPVLVAIVLPMIACGCALALGRRDGLSLDRLVFHAFTHLRRDRKLVSAEEGVLPPPAWCRVRGRLPGALRLPVRAIREDGVLELAEGGTAAVVRAGTVAFGLRTSEEQAALVGVFAGWLNSLDSPVQILLQARPVDLSALAGVIDDEAGNLADPALEQAARRHAEFLTDLSATRDLLTRDVLIVVRHQDAEQPPGWARRARRTARRDSSAAIVTRRAEETVRFLLGLGVHASIVDADQARDLLVRSLSPRHPEPVGVARPEEPITLGEETR, encoded by the coding sequence GTGCGCCACGCAAGTAGAGAACAGCTGGTAGCCAAGATTCCGGCCGATGTGGAGATGCCGGACAAGCTCTTCGCGAATCTGACAGTTCGGCAAGTGGCGATTCTGGCCGGTACCGGGGTGCTGGCTGCCTGGGTGTACCTCATGGCCGGTGACCGGTTGCCCGTCCCGGTGCTCGTCGCGATCGTCCTGCCGATGATCGCCTGCGGATGCGCACTGGCGCTCGGCAGGCGAGACGGGCTCAGTCTCGATCGGCTCGTCTTCCACGCCTTCACCCACCTACGGCGGGATCGCAAGCTCGTCTCAGCAGAGGAAGGGGTTCTCCCGCCTCCGGCCTGGTGCCGAGTTCGAGGTCGGCTGCCGGGTGCGCTACGGCTCCCTGTCCGGGCGATTCGTGAGGACGGAGTCCTGGAACTGGCCGAAGGTGGAACCGCGGCGGTCGTCCGTGCCGGGACCGTGGCGTTCGGGCTGCGGACCAGCGAGGAGCAGGCGGCGTTGGTCGGGGTGTTCGCCGGGTGGCTGAACTCGCTGGACTCGCCCGTGCAGATCCTTTTGCAGGCCCGCCCGGTCGACCTGTCCGCCCTCGCCGGAGTGATCGACGACGAGGCCGGGAATCTGGCCGATCCAGCGCTGGAGCAGGCGGCACGCCGGCACGCCGAGTTCCTCACCGATTTGAGCGCCACCCGAGATCTGCTGACCCGCGATGTCCTGATCGTCGTTCGCCACCAAGACGCCGAGCAACCACCCGGGTGGGCGCGAAGGGCCCGGCGTACGGCTCGTCGGGACAGTTCGGCGGCCATCGTGACTCGCCGCGCGGAGGAGACCGTGCGTTTCCTGCTCGGTCTCGGTGTTCACGCCTCGATCGTGGATGCCGATCAGGCTCGCGACTTGCTCGTGCGGTCGCTGTCGCCTCGTCATCCGGAACCGGTCGGAGTCGCCCGCCCCGAGGAGCCGATCACGCTTGGAGAAGAGACTCGATGA